In one Kitasatospora cineracea genomic region, the following are encoded:
- a CDS encoding AfsR/SARP family transcriptional regulator: MSLTVDGRQVPVGGSRQRTILARLLLSPDRVVPVDGLVEAVWQGSPPATARTQVAICIAALRKTLKAEGCEDEVISTAHPGYRLNTAGHRLDLLEYRRLTGEAAAAARAGRPAAAAEACRQALELWRGPVLTGVAGRQIEDEAQRLEEQRLATYDEFAVLQLESGRHAGLVPQLAAMVREHPLRERSRQSLMLALYRDGRRAEAMEVFRDARRQFIEDLGLEPGPALQELHDAILRDDPALAAVEPPAPEAAPPAADPAPGSDAAGPDAPDAPPGHRPAEAQVPPPSELPPNIPGFTGRAAELAELDGLLAERTDEQPPAVGFVTGVAGVGKTGLAVHWSHRAARRFPDGRLFVDLCGHDLDHEPTRAGEVLSRFLRSLGVPGDRIPPDTAGRVSMYRSLTAGRRILVVLDNVRTFAQIQALLPGSGGCAVLVTSREPMEQLVLRYGAVRVQLGVLAPEEAAELLSRIVTGDRLAADPEQTRRLAELCDRLPLALRIVAARLASKPHWTVRQLVSRLADARRRLDELSLGGSRVRASFALSYRHLPSDAARLYRLLGVLEVPDFATWVGAALLDCDVYEAERLIESLVDAQLLEVVGADATGQLRYRFQNLLRLYARELAHQEEEPAERDAALDRALAAWLTIAEIARGKEYGGDFAIIHGATPRTPIDPDVLDDLMAAPLDWFEAERVPLAAVVEHAARLAQEEGGGRGLDDLAWDLTMCLGVLCETRSYVEEWRRSCDLALAAVRARGNLRGEAAVLADLGGLLVQQFRLDEARCYLEPAVRQFERIGEEHGRALALAQLSAVDRSAGDFARAEGLLREALEVFHRIGDVASEVHALNNLALLALEQGRTEEGLRIGEDGVRLARRLGEIRGTAQALHRLGRAYLGVGRLAEAEQLLAEVARIVRAKQDLVGTCFALLGVAETRLALGRPEQAEERLAEAKELLERIDNPVAEGRVHYVDSQVQGALGRSGQARRSLERARDAFDRAGARPWQQRAEAALLALAVEA; the protein is encoded by the coding sequence TTGTCTCTCACCGTCGACGGCAGACAGGTCCCGGTCGGAGGGTCCAGACAGCGGACCATCCTGGCCCGGCTGCTGCTCTCCCCCGACCGCGTCGTGCCGGTCGACGGCCTGGTCGAGGCCGTCTGGCAGGGCAGCCCGCCCGCCACCGCCCGCACCCAGGTGGCGATCTGCATCGCGGCGCTGCGCAAGACCCTGAAGGCCGAGGGCTGCGAGGACGAGGTGATCTCCACCGCCCACCCCGGCTACCGGCTCAACACCGCCGGCCACCGCCTCGACCTGCTGGAGTACCGGCGGCTGACCGGCGAGGCCGCCGCCGCGGCCCGCGCGGGCCGGCCGGCCGCCGCCGCCGAGGCGTGCCGGCAGGCCCTGGAGCTGTGGCGCGGCCCGGTGCTCACCGGGGTGGCGGGCCGTCAGATCGAGGACGAGGCGCAGCGCCTGGAGGAGCAGCGGCTCGCCACCTACGACGAGTTCGCGGTGCTGCAGCTGGAGAGCGGCCGGCACGCCGGACTCGTCCCGCAGCTCGCCGCGATGGTCCGCGAGCACCCGCTGCGGGAGCGCTCCCGGCAGTCGCTGATGCTGGCGCTGTACCGGGACGGCCGGCGGGCCGAGGCGATGGAGGTGTTCCGGGACGCCCGGCGGCAGTTCATCGAGGACCTCGGCCTCGAACCCGGGCCCGCGCTCCAGGAGTTGCACGACGCGATCCTGCGCGACGACCCGGCACTGGCCGCCGTCGAGCCGCCCGCGCCGGAGGCCGCCCCGCCCGCCGCCGACCCCGCCCCGGGCTCCGACGCCGCCGGGCCGGACGCCCCGGACGCCCCGCCCGGGCACCGGCCGGCCGAGGCGCAGGTCCCGCCGCCGTCCGAACTGCCGCCCAACATCCCGGGGTTCACCGGGCGGGCGGCCGAACTCGCCGAACTGGACGGCCTGCTCGCCGAGCGCACCGACGAGCAGCCGCCCGCGGTCGGCTTCGTCACCGGCGTCGCGGGCGTCGGCAAGACCGGCCTCGCGGTGCACTGGTCGCACCGGGCGGCCCGGCGCTTCCCGGACGGCCGGCTCTTCGTCGACCTGTGCGGCCACGACCTCGACCACGAACCGACCCGGGCCGGCGAGGTGCTGAGCCGCTTCCTGCGCAGCCTCGGCGTCCCCGGCGACCGGATCCCGCCGGACACCGCCGGGCGGGTGTCCATGTACCGGAGCCTGACCGCGGGCCGCCGGATCCTGGTGGTGCTCGACAACGTCCGGACGTTCGCGCAGATCCAGGCGCTGCTGCCGGGCAGCGGCGGGTGCGCGGTGCTGGTCACCAGCCGCGAGCCGATGGAGCAGCTGGTGCTGCGGTACGGCGCCGTCCGGGTGCAACTGGGCGTGCTGGCGCCGGAGGAGGCCGCCGAGCTGCTGAGCCGGATCGTCACCGGCGACCGGCTGGCCGCCGACCCGGAGCAGACCCGCCGGCTGGCCGAGCTGTGCGACCGGCTGCCGCTGGCGCTGCGGATCGTCGCCGCCCGGCTGGCCTCCAAGCCGCACTGGACGGTGCGCCAGCTGGTGTCCCGGCTGGCCGACGCCCGCCGCCGGCTGGACGAGCTGAGCCTCGGCGGCTCCCGGGTCCGGGCGAGCTTCGCGCTGAGCTACCGCCACCTGCCCAGCGACGCCGCCCGGCTGTACCGGCTGCTGGGCGTCCTGGAGGTGCCGGACTTCGCCACCTGGGTGGGCGCGGCCCTGCTCGACTGCGACGTGTACGAGGCGGAGCGGCTGATCGAGAGCCTGGTGGACGCCCAGCTGCTCGAGGTGGTCGGCGCGGACGCCACCGGCCAGCTGCGCTACCGCTTCCAGAACCTGCTGCGGCTGTACGCCCGCGAACTGGCCCACCAGGAGGAGGAGCCCGCGGAGCGGGACGCCGCCCTGGACCGCGCGCTGGCGGCCTGGCTGACCATCGCCGAGATCGCCCGCGGCAAGGAGTACGGCGGCGACTTCGCCATCATCCACGGCGCCACCCCGCGCACCCCGATCGACCCGGACGTGCTGGACGACCTGATGGCCGCCCCGCTGGACTGGTTCGAGGCGGAGCGGGTCCCGCTGGCCGCCGTGGTGGAGCACGCCGCCCGGCTGGCCCAGGAGGAGGGCGGCGGACGCGGCCTGGACGACCTGGCCTGGGACCTCACCATGTGCCTGGGCGTGCTGTGCGAGACCCGCAGCTACGTCGAGGAGTGGCGGCGCAGCTGCGACCTGGCGCTGGCCGCCGTCCGGGCCCGCGGCAACCTGCGCGGCGAGGCGGCGGTGCTGGCCGACCTCGGCGGCCTGCTGGTGCAGCAGTTCCGGCTGGACGAGGCGCGCTGCTACCTGGAGCCCGCGGTGCGGCAGTTCGAGCGGATCGGCGAGGAGCACGGCCGGGCGCTGGCGCTGGCCCAGCTCTCCGCGGTCGACCGCAGCGCCGGCGACTTCGCCCGCGCCGAGGGGCTGCTGCGGGAGGCCCTGGAGGTGTTCCACCGGATCGGCGACGTCGCCTCCGAGGTGCACGCGCTGAACAACCTCGCCCTGCTCGCCCTGGAGCAGGGCCGCACCGAGGAGGGCCTGCGGATCGGCGAGGACGGGGTGCGGCTGGCCCGGCGGCTCGGCGAGATCCGGGGCACCGCGCAGGCCCTGCACCGGCTCGGCCGGGCCTACCTCGGGGTGGGCCGGCTCGCCGAGGCCGAGCAGCTGCTGGCCGAGGTGGCCCGGATCGTCCGGGCCAAGCAGGACCTGGTCGGCACCTGCTTCGCCCTGCTCGGGGTGGCCGAGACCCGGCTGGCGCTGGGCCGGCCCGAGCAGGCCGAGGAGCGGCTGGCCGAGGCCAAGGAGCTGCTGGAGCGGATCGACAACCCGGTCGCGGAGGGCCGGGTGCACTACGTCGACAGCCAGGTGCAGGGCGCCCTCGGCCGGAGCGGGCAGGCCCGCCGCAGCCTGGAGCGGGCCCGCGACGCCTTCGACCGGGCCGGGGCGCGGCCCTGGCAGCAGCGGGCCGAGGCGGCCCTGCTCGCCCTCGCCGTCGAAGCCTGA
- the sbnB gene encoding 2,3-diaminopropionate biosynthesis protein SbnB codes for MSTLSVPPFSVIGGADVHAVLEGRHEEIADLIEAAYLLHGEGRTVNPPSYFLTFPDRPTSRIIALPASVGGEFAVDGIKWISSFPENVAGGIPRASAVLILNDPRTGYPLACLESSIISATRTASSAALAADRLSAGRPRPRRVGFVGTGLIARHIHQHLAGTGWSFEQAGVFDLLPEHAEGFAGYLERAGGSGEVTVHTDVEQLIRDSDLIVFATVAGTPHVTDPDWFSHNPLVLHVSLRDLAPEVVLAAANVVDDVEHCLKANTSLHLAEQRLGHREFVDATLHDVLTGAYRPPVDRPVVFSPFGLGVLDLALGRHVYDAVRAAGAGTVVDGFFHELRRYG; via the coding sequence ATGTCCACTCTTTCTGTCCCGCCTTTCTCCGTGATCGGCGGAGCCGACGTCCACGCGGTCCTGGAGGGCCGGCACGAGGAGATCGCCGATCTGATCGAGGCCGCCTATCTGCTGCACGGCGAGGGCCGCACCGTCAATCCGCCCTCGTACTTCCTGACCTTCCCCGACCGCCCGACCTCCCGGATCATCGCGCTGCCCGCGTCGGTGGGCGGCGAGTTCGCGGTGGACGGCATCAAGTGGATCTCCAGCTTCCCGGAGAACGTCGCCGGGGGGATCCCGCGCGCCTCCGCGGTGCTGATCCTCAACGACCCGCGCACCGGCTACCCGCTGGCCTGCCTGGAGAGCTCGATCATCAGCGCCACCCGCACCGCGTCCTCCGCGGCGCTGGCCGCCGACCGGCTGTCCGCCGGGCGGCCCCGCCCGCGCCGGGTCGGCTTCGTCGGCACCGGCCTGATCGCCCGCCACATCCACCAGCACCTGGCCGGCACCGGCTGGTCGTTCGAGCAGGCCGGCGTCTTCGACCTGCTGCCCGAGCACGCCGAGGGCTTCGCCGGGTACCTGGAGCGGGCCGGCGGCAGCGGCGAGGTCACCGTGCACACCGACGTCGAGCAGCTGATCCGGGACAGCGACCTGATCGTGTTCGCCACGGTGGCCGGCACCCCGCACGTCACCGACCCCGACTGGTTCTCCCACAACCCGCTGGTGCTGCACGTCTCGCTGCGCGACCTGGCCCCCGAGGTGGTGCTGGCCGCGGCCAACGTGGTCGACGACGTCGAGCACTGCCTGAAGGCCAACACCTCCCTGCACCTGGCCGAACAGCGCCTCGGGCACCGCGAGTTCGTCGACGCGACGCTCCACGACGTGCTCACCGGCGCCTACCGCCCGCCCGTCGACCGGCCGGTGGTGTTCTCCCCGTTCGGACTCGGCGTACTCGACCTGGCCCTCGGCCGGCACGTGTACGACGCGGTCCGGGCCGCCGGCGCGGGAACGGTGGTCGACGGATTCTTCCACGAACTCCGGCGCTACGGATGA
- a CDS encoding AfsR/SARP family transcriptional regulator, translating to MEFRILGPVRIRTAEHEDALSGSKQRTMLAALLLAEGRTLSDERLGRMLWDDRPPSTAPAQIHTYASRIRRRLGPDVPLVRIRTGYQLIAHHVRYDQREFTRLSDEGHRALRAQDYRLAADRLREALALWRGEALADATEHLVLAEGPRLEEYRLEALESRIEAELVLGRHRQLVSELTGLVTHHPMRERFRALLMTALYRSDRQAEALAAYLDGRRMLAEELGVEPGLLLARTYRAVLTGEVRTRMPQQLTA from the coding sequence ATGGAGTTCCGGATCCTCGGTCCGGTCCGCATCCGGACCGCCGAGCACGAAGACGCCCTCAGCGGCAGCAAGCAGCGCACCATGCTCGCCGCGCTGCTGCTCGCCGAGGGCCGCACCCTGTCCGACGAGCGGCTCGGCCGGATGCTGTGGGACGACAGACCCCCCAGCACCGCCCCCGCCCAGATCCACACCTACGCCTCGCGGATCCGCCGCCGGCTCGGCCCGGACGTCCCGCTGGTCCGGATCCGCACCGGCTACCAGCTGATCGCCCATCACGTCCGCTACGACCAGCGGGAGTTCACCCGGCTCTCGGACGAGGGCCACCGGGCCCTGCGCGCCCAGGACTACCGGCTCGCCGCCGACCGGCTCCGCGAGGCCCTGGCGCTGTGGCGCGGCGAGGCGCTGGCCGACGCCACCGAGCACCTGGTGCTCGCTGAGGGGCCCCGGCTGGAGGAGTACCGGCTGGAGGCCCTGGAGTCCCGGATCGAGGCCGAACTCGTCCTCGGCCGGCACCGCCAACTGGTCTCCGAGCTCACCGGACTGGTCACCCACCACCCGATGCGGGAACGCTTCCGCGCCCTGCTGATGACCGCGCTCTACCGCTCCGACCGGCAGGCCGAGGCGCTCGCCGCCTACCTCGACGGCCGCCGGATGCTCGCCGAGGAACTGGGCGTCGAGCCCGGACTGCTGCTCGCCCGCACCTACCGGGCCGTCCTGACCGGCGAGGTCCGCACCAGGATGCCGCAGCAGCTCACCGCCTGA
- the sbnA gene encoding 2,3-diaminopropionate biosynthesis protein SbnA, which yields MPVISNPQEFNEEDLFLDLRSALGIPLYLKCEGLNFAGSIKQKAAVAMVEAAERAGLLVPGSIIVESSSGNLGVALSMVAASRGYGFLCVTDSRCNLATRRLMEAFGAQVHTVTDPTPDGGLLGARLDHVRRTVAADSRYVWLNQYLNPNNWQAHYRTTAPAIARQFPDLDVLFVGAGTTGTLMGCARWFREHRPYVRIVAVDSVGSVAFGAEPGTRMIPGLGAGVRPPMLDESLVDEVVHVREADTVRMCHRLAARGFLLGGSTGTVVSAAAGWLAEQESAGRSLTAVGISPDLGERYLDTVYQTNWVQELYGPEALEFAAGIVPEPA from the coding sequence GTGCCGGTCATCTCTAATCCGCAGGAATTCAACGAGGAAGACCTCTTCCTGGACCTGCGCTCCGCGCTGGGAATTCCCCTCTACCTGAAATGCGAGGGGCTGAACTTCGCCGGTTCGATCAAACAGAAGGCCGCCGTCGCCATGGTCGAGGCGGCCGAACGGGCCGGGCTGCTCGTCCCCGGCTCGATCATCGTCGAGTCCTCCTCCGGCAACCTCGGCGTCGCCCTCAGCATGGTCGCGGCCAGCCGCGGCTACGGCTTCCTGTGCGTCACCGACTCCCGCTGCAACCTGGCCACCCGGCGGCTGATGGAGGCGTTCGGCGCCCAGGTCCACACCGTCACCGACCCGACCCCCGACGGCGGCCTGCTCGGCGCCCGGCTCGACCACGTCCGCCGCACCGTCGCCGCCGACTCCCGCTACGTCTGGCTCAACCAGTACCTCAACCCCAACAACTGGCAGGCGCACTACCGCACCACCGCGCCCGCCATCGCCCGCCAGTTCCCCGACCTCGACGTGCTCTTCGTCGGCGCCGGCACCACCGGCACCCTGATGGGCTGCGCCCGCTGGTTCCGGGAGCACCGGCCCTACGTGCGGATCGTCGCCGTCGACAGCGTCGGCTCGGTGGCCTTCGGCGCCGAACCCGGCACCCGGATGATCCCCGGCCTGGGCGCGGGCGTGCGCCCGCCGATGCTCGACGAGTCCCTGGTCGACGAGGTCGTCCACGTCCGGGAGGCCGACACCGTGCGGATGTGCCACCGGCTGGCCGCCCGCGGCTTCCTGCTCGGCGGCTCCACCGGCACCGTGGTCAGCGCCGCCGCCGGCTGGCTGGCCGAACAGGAGTCCGCCGGCCGGTCCCTGACCGCGGTCGGCATCTCCCCGGACCTCGGCGAGCGCTACCTCGACACCGTCTACCAGACCAACTGGGTGCAGGAGCTGTACGGGCCCGAAGCCCTCGAATTCGCCGCCGGCATCGTCCCCGAGCCGGCCTGA